A part of Thermus thermamylovorans genomic DNA contains:
- a CDS encoding acyl-CoA dehydrogenase family protein: protein MTLTQEQRLILDTVRKLAKEVLYPLAPEYDREGRYPWPQLRALAELGFLGMTTPEEWGGAGLDSVTWALALEEIAAADPSVAVIVSVTSGLPQYMLLRFGTEAQRRKYLLPLARGEWIGAFCLTEPQAGSDPASLRAEARRVPGGFLLNGVKSWITSAGQAQLYVVMARTEAGISAFLVEKDTPGLSFGPPEEKMGLHAAHTAEVRLEEVFVPEENLLGAEGRGLAYALAGLDSGRVGVAAQAVGIARGAFEIARAYADEREQFGKKLREHQAIAFKIADMHVGIAAARALVLEAARKKDSGERFTLEASAAKLFASGVAVEVTREAVQVLGGYGYHRDYRVERYYRDAKVTEIYEGTSEIQRHIIARELYR from the coding sequence ATGACCCTGACCCAGGAGCAGAGGCTGATCTTGGACACGGTGCGCAAGCTGGCCAAGGAGGTCCTCTACCCCCTGGCCCCGGAGTACGACCGGGAGGGCAGGTACCCCTGGCCCCAGCTCAGGGCCCTGGCGGAGCTGGGCTTTTTGGGCATGACCACCCCCGAGGAATGGGGAGGGGCGGGCCTGGACTCCGTCACCTGGGCTTTGGCCCTGGAGGAGATCGCCGCCGCCGACCCCAGCGTGGCGGTGATCGTTTCCGTGACCAGCGGGCTTCCCCAGTACATGCTCCTGCGCTTTGGCACGGAGGCGCAGCGGCGGAAGTACCTCCTTCCCCTGGCCCGAGGGGAGTGGATCGGGGCCTTCTGCCTCACCGAGCCCCAGGCGGGCTCGGACCCGGCCTCCTTGCGCGCGGAGGCCCGGCGGGTGCCCGGGGGTTTCCTGCTGAACGGCGTAAAAAGCTGGATCACCTCCGCGGGCCAGGCCCAGCTTTACGTGGTCATGGCTCGCACGGAAGCGGGCATCAGCGCCTTCCTGGTGGAAAAGGACACCCCGGGCCTTTCCTTCGGTCCCCCGGAGGAGAAGATGGGCCTCCACGCCGCCCACACCGCGGAGGTGCGCCTGGAGGAGGTCTTCGTCCCCGAGGAGAACCTCCTGGGGGCGGAGGGGCGGGGCCTGGCCTACGCCCTGGCGGGCCTGGACTCGGGGCGCGTTGGGGTGGCGGCCCAGGCGGTGGGCATCGCCCGGGGGGCCTTTGAGATCGCCAGGGCCTACGCGGACGAGAGGGAGCAGTTCGGGAAGAAGCTCCGCGAGCACCAGGCCATCGCCTTCAAGATCGCGGACATGCACGTGGGGATCGCCGCCGCCCGGGCCCTGGTCCTCGAGGCCGCCAGGAAAAAGGATTCCGGGGAGCGGTTCACCCTCGAGGCCAGCGCCGCCAAGCTCTTCGCGAGCGGGGTGGCGGTGGAGGTGACCCGGGAGGCGGTGCAGGTGCTGGGGGGGTATGGCTACCACCGGGACTACCGGGTGGAGCGCTACTACCGTGACGCCAAGGTGACGGAGATCTACGAGGGCACCTCGGAGATCCAGCGCCACATCATCGCCCGGGAGCTTTACCGGTAG